The window ATCAGAGAAGGGCAAATGACAAGAGAAAAAGCTTTAGAACTTGTTGAGCTAGAAAATACTCCACGATATCAGAATATCAGATGGTATTTAGATACGTTGGGATTAGATTTTGAAAGAGTCATTAAAATCGTGAATAAAATTCCGAAATTGTATACTGAAAAATAAATTAAATTTTTGTTCGTAAATGAAAAGCTCTACAGTGATTTTTAAAGTTACATTACTATTTACCTATTGGATTTATAGTAGTTCTTTTTGTTTGGCTATGCCTACTTTTAAGAGTGTAATGCAGACACAAAATAAAAAGACATTTACATCAGATAAGCCCATATTTACTGACAAAAACTTAAGTGTTAAGGAAATTTCTAAGCTCCTGGATTTTTATACTGATGTGTTCAGTTCAGAAACTCAGCTGGCCAAGTGGTACAGCGCCGTCTATGATAGTTCTGCACTTTTGTATATTCCCATACAATATGCTTATGATACCCAAAATCAGGAATTAATAAACAAGCTGCAGAAACTGTATACTTATAATACCCTGGTTATTGTTAAAAAGAATACTCAGGCCGATGATCTGGCTAAAAGGACATTTTACTTTACTGCTTCAGAATATTTAAGAAGAAGTGGAATTAAAAACAATGCTGAAAACACCAAAATGTATAATTTCATAAAAAGTGAAATTTTATATTACTGGAATAATAATCCCGCAAATATTTGGGAATCAGAATCAAATAAATTCTATGGTGCAAAACAAAGGATAGATTATATCTTAAGTGGAGATTTTAATGGCAATTTAAGTTACTACAGAGCAATTACTGATTTTGAACTCTACGTTATGGGAACAGGTGTAAGTCTTTTACTCATTGAGAAAGATGCAAAGCAAACCATAACCCCTGATTTAGTCTCTATTAAAGATAGATTCTATCAGGTGTTGAAGAAAGAAGTAAAGATTAAAGATAATAAAGCATGGTATCTGCAGCCCAATATATGGCGTGATCATCCGGATTTTAAGGATGTGGCTCTGGAAAAAAGTCAAAGTGTTAATTGGGATGCCTCTCATTTTTCAAGAATGTCTGCTTATCTGCATCTGCTGAAACTTAATTTTCAGGATGATAAACCAAAATATAGCTATCTGGAAAAACTTACTACATTACTTTCAAACCAGCTCATTACTAATATTGCAAGCTATGATTCCAGTAATAGTATTTATATTTTCAATAATTATATAGACGGTAATAACAGTAACTTTAGAAGTGATATTAAAGATGGGAAAAAAGGTATACAGCCATCTAAGAATTTTGAACATATTTTTATTGGATGGTGGAAAATGTTGAATACCAATGAAATTGATACCATGTATGAAAAAATAGCAAAAAATTTTCCATATTATTCTGAACAGAGTGCCTATATCGCTCATGATAAAGGTTTCTTTCAGGAAATTGTAAATCTGAAATGATTTGATAGAGCACTGTTGAATTGTAAGTTAGGTACAAAGCCTGTCAGATTCAGTAGGAAAATCAAAAAATAAGAAATAAAACATTACCCATGTTTAACAGGAGAATTGAAAACTTTCCAAAAGCCAATTAATGAATAAAAAATACGGATTTCACGTCTGCCATCTCACGAGTGTTCATCCAAGAAATGATTCTAGAATATTCCATAAGATGTGTAAAAGTCTGGCATCTAATGATGTAAGGGTAACTTTGGTAGTAGCTGATGGGAAAGGTAATGAGACGGTGGACAATGTAGAAATTATAGATATTGGAGCCCCGGCTGGTAGATTGAAAAGAATTACACAAACTACCTCTGAAATCTTTAATAAAGCTAAAGAACTCAACGCAGATGTGTTTCACCTTCATGATCCTGAACTGCTTTTAATAGCAAAGAAGCTGAAAAAATTAAATAAAAAAGTAATCTTTGATTCCCACGAAGACACAGTAAACACTATTTTAGTTTCACCCTATTTAAAATCTCCTGTTTCAAATATGATCTCCATATTATATGAGAATTTTGAACGCTATACCTGTAAAAAGATAGATGGAGTGATTGGTGCTACGCCTCATATTGAAAATTATTTTAAAAAGTTTGCCAAACAAACTGAAAATATCAATAACTATCCTATCTTATCTGATAAGAAACAGGAACAGATTTTCTGGGATCAAAAGCAGAATGAAGTATGCTATGTGGGATCTATTGATGATACAAGAGGAATTAAAGATCTGATGAATTCATTGGAGCTCACAAAATCACAGGCAAGACTGAATCTTGCGGGTATGTATTCTTCTATCACTTTGGAAAAAGAGATAAAAGAACATAAAGATTACCACCTTGTCAATGATTTCGGATATGTTAATTCGGAAGAAGTAGAAAATATTTATAACCGCTCATTAGCAGGCGTGGTTACTTTACATCCTATTCCGACATTTTTAGTGAGTCTGCCTATAAAAATGTTTGAATACATGGTTGCAGGGATTCCTTTTATTGCCTCAGATTTTCCATATTGGAGAAGTTTATTGAAAGGGTGTGAATGTTGTATTTTTGTAAACCCTCAAAAACCTAAAGAAATTGCTGATGCTATTGATTACTTGATGCTTCATAAGGAAACAGCAAAGCAAATGGGTGAAGCGGGACGAAAATTAGTCTTTGAAAATTTTTCATGGGAAAGCCAGTCCGAAAAATTATTAACGTTTTATCAAAAAGTTTTATCCAACTAATATGTGCGGAATAACAGGAGCAATAGAATTTAAAAGATCACAAAATCTTGACTTTAAAGAAGGAAGTGATTTACATAATTATATACGAAGAAGAGGACCGGATTACTATGGGGTTGAAAAAGCAGAATACGCTGACTGGTCAGTAACTTTGGCTCACTCAAGGCTGGCAATTATAGACCTGTCAGGAGCATCTAATCAACCTATGATTTCCGATGACGAAAGATATAGTCTCACTTATAATGGTGAAATATACAACTACCAGGAAATCAGAGAAGAATTAATATCTAATGGTTTTGACTTCAGAACCAAAGGAGATACTGAAGTTCTTTTAAGAGCCTGGGAATGCTGGGGAGAGGCTTGTTTGAATAAGCTGAATGGAATGTTTGTTTTCGGATTATTTGACAAGATAAAAGGAGAGTTCTATCTGGTAAGAGACAGATTTGGAATTAAACCGTTAATTTATACCTTTTTTGATGGTCAGTTACTATTCTCTTCATCCATAGCCTCTGTAGCTAAACAAACAAATCAGGATATAGATCTGGAATATTGTTCCAGTGGGATAAGATTCGGTTTTTTCGAGGGATATGAAGACAGAACTCCCTTCAAAAATGTAAAATATCTTTTACCAGGATCATTAATGAAATGTAAACTGGAAGGAGAACTGAAAACAGAGACTAAAACCTGGTATTCTCTGGAAGAGCAGGTTGCAAAAAAAAGAAAAGAGCTAGAGTCATTAAGTTCGGAAGAACTCATTTCCAAAGGGAAGTCACTGTTGGAAAATTCAACCAAAATACGTCTGAGAAGTGATGTTCCTCTGGCTATTTCTTTGAGTGGAGGAGTAGATTCTTCCTCTATAGCAGCAATTGCATCAAAAGAAGTAGATCATCTGGAGGCTTTCAGCTATGGAGCTCCCGATCACCCGAAATCAGAAGGCCCCGTTATTAATAAGTTTGCAAAAGATAAAAATATTAACGTTGAATATATTCACCATTCTTACACAGCACAAGAGATGGGGAATATCTATGACCAAACCATGGAGGCACAGGAATCTCCATTTCTGGGACTCAGTATCATAGCACAGCATGAAGTATACAAGCAGGTAAAAGAAAGAAACATCAAAGTGTTACTAGGCGGTCAGGGAGGTGATGAAATTTTTGCCGGATACAGAAAATTTTTCGTAGTAGCATTGCGAAAGGCAATAGAAAACAAAGAAGTTTTGCCAGGTTTACAATATTTTCACTCATTAGCTCTGATGTTGGTATTTGAAGCAAAACAAATAAAGACATATTGGAATGAGAAAAACAGATATCTGAAGACAACAGGGAAAGATACAGCATTCCTGGATTGCTTGCCTGAAATTTCTTTAAATCTGTTTGAAAATTCATCTTTATCAAGCAGGCAGATTTCAGATATCCAAAAATACAGTATCCCTTCCCTTTTAAGATATGAAGACAGAAATTCAATGTATTTTTCTATTGAGAGCAGACTGCCTTTTATGGACTATAGATTGGTAGAATTTGCTTTAGCATTGCCGGATTTGCTTAAAATTAAAAATGGTTACGGAAAATGGATATTACGTGAAATGATGAAAAAAGACGTGCCAGGATATATCCTTAAAAACCGTCTGAAAAGAGGCTTTGATGTCACACAGAATTGGGTGAATGATGGTGTGGGAGAAAGAATAAAATTAAATATTTTAGAAAATAAATCTAAAGCAAAAGATTTTGTATCAGACTTCGGCCAACTTGAAAACAGTCTCACCATTGAGAATCTTAATAACAGTAATATTCTGAATGAAGCAATAATGCTTGATTTCCTGATTGATCCAATTAAAAAACCAACCCTGCAGTAAAAAATGAAAAAAAATATCTGGTTAATTTCCAAATATGCCTCACCACCACAGTATGCAAAAGCTCCATCGCGCTTATTTTATCTGGCGAGAGAGTTTAAAAAAATGGGAAATGAAGCTTTATTAATAACATCGGATGCCAATCATTTTACGAATTGTCCTGAAACGGATAAAATATATAATGATGAGGAACAGGATGGGGTTGCTATTAGATGGATTAAAACCAAAAAATATACTAAAACCGCATCTATAGACAGAATTTTGTCTTGGCTTGATTTTGAAAGAAAGCTATTTTTAAT of the Chryseobacterium viscerum genome contains:
- the asnB gene encoding asparagine synthase (glutamine-hydrolyzing), translated to MCGITGAIEFKRSQNLDFKEGSDLHNYIRRRGPDYYGVEKAEYADWSVTLAHSRLAIIDLSGASNQPMISDDERYSLTYNGEIYNYQEIREELISNGFDFRTKGDTEVLLRAWECWGEACLNKLNGMFVFGLFDKIKGEFYLVRDRFGIKPLIYTFFDGQLLFSSSIASVAKQTNQDIDLEYCSSGIRFGFFEGYEDRTPFKNVKYLLPGSLMKCKLEGELKTETKTWYSLEEQVAKKRKELESLSSEELISKGKSLLENSTKIRLRSDVPLAISLSGGVDSSSIAAIASKEVDHLEAFSYGAPDHPKSEGPVINKFAKDKNINVEYIHHSYTAQEMGNIYDQTMEAQESPFLGLSIIAQHEVYKQVKERNIKVLLGGQGGDEIFAGYRKFFVVALRKAIENKEVLPGLQYFHSLALMLVFEAKQIKTYWNEKNRYLKTTGKDTAFLDCLPEISLNLFENSSLSSRQISDIQKYSIPSLLRYEDRNSMYFSIESRLPFMDYRLVEFALALPDLLKIKNGYGKWILREMMKKDVPGYILKNRLKRGFDVTQNWVNDGVGERIKLNILENKSKAKDFVSDFGQLENSLTIENLNNSNILNEAIMLDFLIDPIKKPTLQ
- a CDS encoding glycosyltransferase translates to MNKKYGFHVCHLTSVHPRNDSRIFHKMCKSLASNDVRVTLVVADGKGNETVDNVEIIDIGAPAGRLKRITQTTSEIFNKAKELNADVFHLHDPELLLIAKKLKKLNKKVIFDSHEDTVNTILVSPYLKSPVSNMISILYENFERYTCKKIDGVIGATPHIENYFKKFAKQTENINNYPILSDKKQEQIFWDQKQNEVCYVGSIDDTRGIKDLMNSLELTKSQARLNLAGMYSSITLEKEIKEHKDYHLVNDFGYVNSEEVENIYNRSLAGVVTLHPIPTFLVSLPIKMFEYMVAGIPFIASDFPYWRSLLKGCECCIFVNPQKPKEIADAIDYLMLHKETAKQMGEAGRKLVFENFSWESQSEKLLTFYQKVLSN